One window of Scheffersomyces stipitis CBS 6054 chromosome 1, whole genome shotgun sequence genomic DNA carries:
- a CDS encoding predicted protein has translation MVSVRVPVFILFLVTLVGAGYLGFASIELQHDKLIHFGVFLVLTTEFYFVFDTGHKSLKTLRTITFTVCTVGGSVGSEVVQSLVNPTRVFDIYDIGCNVLGSLVGLVASSSYEQWRVRQSKLQRTGRYRTVPTDVIQSSSGSESEDSYVQIQMGDLEREERE, from the exons ATGGTTTCTGTACGAGTCCCTGTGTTTATTC TCTTTTTGGTGACGTTGGTCGGAGCTGGATACCTCGGCTTTGCTTCCATTGAACTTCAGCACGACAAACTCATCCATTTCGGAGTGTTTCTAGTGCTTACTACTGAGTTCTATTTCGTCTTTGATACGGGGCACAAGTCTCTAAAGACGCTTCGCACTATTACTTTCACAGTGTGCACTGTTGGAGGCTCTGTGGGACTGGAGGTTGTACAAAGCCTTGTGAATCCTACACGAGTGTTTGATATATACGATATAGGGTGTAACGTGTTAGGTTCACTAGTGGGGTTAGTAGCCAGTTCTTCCTACGAGCAATGGAGAGTGAGACAGAGTAAGCTTCAACGCACTGGCAGATACAGAACTGTGCCTACAGATGTGATCCAGAGTCTGCTGGGCAGTGAAAGCGAAGACAGTTATGTCCAGATCCAGATGGGGGACCTCGAGCGAGAGGAAAGAGAATAG
- a CDS encoding EH domain protein, whose amino-acid sequence MSVSQSAPQFKVGLTPEEKSFFSEVFKSLDPENTGIVTGEKARSTFEKSGLPPSILGEIWQLADTNNLGFLTQFGFCYAMRLIGYTQAGYHPSAGLGDTPGPLPKFANLGLAPLSAQATRNISSAPTQLPVASYLTSVPPTDVQKFSQLFVKTVGSTTGELGGTQARDIFMKAKLPTVILGQIWSLVDRYNTGQLGLPAFVIAMHLIQGSLSGQITQLPTVLPESIWQSATPQVANQQQPVDTGNRQTSYGSVSSQATTVRRPTSREVSASSVAPVSDEWVATPTMKQQYASIFNNLEKGKSGHLNPNQVASFLMTSKLGEQDLATIWDLSDTQNTGIFGLTEFSIALFLVNRRLAGGSLPNIVPHSLIESLSAPASAPAAASA is encoded by the exons ATGAGTGTATCGCAGA GTGCTCCACAGTTCAAGGTGGGCCTCACGCCCGAAGAGAAATCGTTCTTTTCAGAGGTGTTCAAGTCTTTAGACCCGGAAAACACCGGAATCGTCACAGGTGAAAAGGCCAGGTCCACATTCGAGAAATCTGGCTTGCCTCCTTCAATTTTAGGAGAAATCTGGCAACTTGCCGATACCAACAACTTGGGATTCTTGACCCAATTTGGCTTCTGTTACGCTATGCGTCTTATCGGGTACACCCAGGCAGGCTACCATCCATCAGCAGGCTTGGGTGATACTCCTGGACCATTGCCCAAGTTTGCAAATTTGGGTTTGGCTCCCTTGCTGGCACAAGCCACGAGAAACATTTCTTCTGCGCCAACTCAACTTCCAGTTGCTAGCTATCTTACATCAGTTCCTCCAACTGACGTCCAGAAATTCTCCCAGCTCTTTGTAAAAACCGTAGGGTCTACTACTGGCGAATTAGGAGGCACGCAAGCCAGAGACATCTTCATGAAGGCTAAGTTGCCTACCGTGATTTTGGGCCAGATTTGGAGCTTGGTTGATCGTTACAATACTGGCCAATTAGGTCTTCCTGCTTTTGTAATTGCTATGCATTTGATCCAGGGCTCTTTGAGCGGTCAGATCACCCAATTGCCGACCGTTTTGCCAGAAAGCATCTGGCAATCTGCAACTCCACAAGTAGCTAACCAGCAACAACCTGTAGATACTGGAAATCGCCAGACTTCGTACGGCTCAGTAAGCTCTCAGGCAACCACTGTAAGACGCCCTACTCTGAGAGAGGTATCTGCATCTTCAGTAGCACCAGTTTCTGATGAATGGGTTGCTACACCTACAATGAAACAACAGTACGcttccattttcaacaacctCGAAAAGGGTAAGTCTGGCCACTTGAATCCAAACCAAGTTGCTTCGTTCTTGATGACTTCTAAGCTTGGTGAACAGGACTTAGCCACCATCTGGGACTTGTCGGATACTCAGAATACCGGTATCTTTGGTTTGACGGAGTTCTCTATTGCCCTTTTCTTGGTCAACAGAAGGTTGGCTGGAGGAAGCTTGCCCAACATCGTTCCACATTCCTTAATTGAATCGTTGTCAGCACCTGCTTCTGCACCAGCTGCTGCTTCAGCA
- a CDS encoding predicted protein, with protein MAESPFYGGILSYDIHTYWNNNNENERKLAYDLREKVLKEFADDIAKENIRVYKFWEKPIGPHPINMWELDFKSPEMFVKLVPFFQLNHGKLSVLIHPRSQEGAFPDHTKNALWLGHKLPVYAQCLIYHPGQFHTEHMDMKLGCNDAAHFGIGAAKSVYSGFHVE; from the exons ATGGCCGAATCTCCATTCTACGGGGGAATTCTCTCCTACGACATCCACACGTACtggaacaacaacaacgaaAACGAAAGAAAACTAGCATACGACTTAAGAGAAAAAGTGTTGAAAGAATTTGCAGACGACATCGCCAAGGAGAATATCAGAGTGTATAAGTTCTGGGAGAAGCCCATTGGACCCCACCCTATCAACATGTGGGAGTTGGACTTTAAGAGTCCTGAGATGTTTGTCAAACTTGTTCCGTTCTTCCAGCTCAACCACGGCAAGCTTTCCGTGCTTATACACCCACGAAGCCAGGAAGGTGCCTTCCCAGACCATACTAAGAATGCCTTATGGTTGGGCCACAAG TTACCCGTGTACGCCCAATGCCTCATCTATCATCCTGGTCAGTTTCATACGGAACACATGGATATGAAATTGGGCTGCAACGATGCGGCTCATTTCGGTATAGGGGCTGCGAAACTGGTCTACTCCGGATTTCACGTAGAATAA
- a CDS encoding putative GTP-binding protein engB, with protein sequence MLVRPSSRYLQPCNHVQRRYASINYLVAALAQNKAKFPEISPVKNSSKSKPIAKELPPKNLSRLVITPSALTEHFRQAEYTNFSVQQISEAQSFFNRAKVSLEWTLADYEEIPDIKYERLLEKRITSLNEIDPYYKTKYHESMLNSKKTFGIQPELLRPLPEVLLLGHTNVGKSSLLNNLIVNSDASEYAYVSQRAGYTKTINCYNIGRKLRVIDSPGYGQFGEAKQGKVVLDYISKRHLLRRVFILIDSVEGFRVEDMQMMDHLISEGVPFEVVFTKTDAVIGKYMPKKGIFNSQNNKKSDPQKRAEMSDMIAKSNEQVIAYYTRIIHEAKLHEVVTVPRLLFNNAATNRYIDKTHGFKEVRTTIMESCGLLK encoded by the coding sequence ATGCTTGTAAGGCCGTCTTCGAGGTATCTACAGCCTTGTAATCATGTTCAAAGACGATATGCTTCCATCAACTATTTGGTGGCTGCTTTGGCGCAAAATAAAGCCAAATTTCCTGAAATTTCAccagtgaaaaattcatcCAAATCCAAACCTATAGCTAAAGAGTTACCTCCCAAGAACCTTCTGAGACTTGTGATAACTCCCTCGGCTTTGACGGAGCATTTTCGTCAGGCGGAGTAtaccaatttttcagtccAGCAAATCAGCGAAGCCCAGTCATTCTTCAACCGTGCCAAAGTCAGCTTGGAATGGACATTAGCGGACTACGAAGAAATCCCAGATATCAAATATGAGCGATtgcttgaaaagagaataACCAGTTTAAATGAAATTGACCCCTATTACAAGACGAAGTACCACGAATCAATGCTTAATTCAAAGAAAACGTTCGGAATTCAGCCTGAGTTGTTGCGGCCACTTCctgaagttcttcttttagGACACACCAATGTAGGAAAATCGTCGCTtctcaacaatttgattgTCAACTCCGATGCTTCTGAATATGCCTATGTTTCCCAGAGAGCAGGATATACTAAAACTATCAATTGCTACaatattggaagaaaattGAGGGTGATAGATAGTCCTGGGTATGGCCAATTTGGTGAAGCTAAACAGGGCAAGGTCGTTCTAGACTATATCAGTAAACGCCATTTGCTTAGAAGGGTATTCATTTTGATTGATAGTGTAGAAGGGTTCAGGGTGGAAGATATGCAGATGATGGACCATCTCATTTCTGAGGGAGTTCcatttgaagttgtcttcACCAAGACAGATGCCGTCATTGGCAAGTATATGCCCAAGAAAGGCATTTTCAACTCCCAGAACAACAAAAAAAGTGATCCACAGAAGAGGGCAGAAATGAGTGATATGATAGCTAAAAGCAACGAACAGGTTATTGCATACTACACCAGAATAATTCACGAAGCCAAGTTACACGAGGTGGTGACTGTGCCAAGGTTACTCTTCAATAATGCCGCTACCAACCGATACATAGACAAGACCCATGGGTTCAAGGAAGTACGAACCACCATCATGGAAAGCTGTGGGTTGTTGAAATAG
- the SPO14 gene encoding phospholipase D (Phospholipase D1 (PLD 1) (Choline phosphatase 1) (Phosphatidylcholine-hydrolyzing phospholipase D1)), producing MPESVTSQPRPAPTVDRSPTSGFKRISIPRFSRHDPNGKEVDIHEHPETSNENNNFPNLQNGSVSPLREVTDVEQIYDAVSLHSEQKTPSTTRRPSFFGQESPKVITNPWNFIFKNVDKDEQRYETEEQEAKDKVPYEPHNPEDETVESPEFLDARHHSQSFSNFIPSMFSGKHERDANTNLQAAGSPENDFQVTEELKRQQTFMKKFSIFNRRRNKDSSRKQSIAAADLAEPLLEDPDKPTGERASKLIGSLAMGAPAINLLASCLLEDEHGISRAPLVLTLIGLKVTDISAGISTRIRKFKIELEYGLGPQRLKWSVDKTAKDLLYLHSKFKFERWRNEVVRNKNSELPKCPIPPIRGADLNRGRRRKSLPSNALHNQELHRVSVGEELGNVVRARSENDEDNNSISSTHSFRDHLTRLRSHLSLSSASTHDQSPEQIRTRIQKNQDYIRDVEKYLNSMIEMYALKPQSNRLFHFFEISPISSLLSYETGYSGKQGIVHVGGSTKSQGWRVGHFRANDLKGMIDRRSEKWLLVRNSYVMYVSDINSTLPLEVFLVDSKFKISYKRDVEQSREDEESDYDDSSIIQKQIADNDIKDAARSVFNQLKITLENSERKLQINPKSQKEQKLWIKSLTEMKISTDWSQTHRFGSFAPVRENCYAQWFVDGRDYFWAVSSALEMAKDVIFIHDWWLSPEIYLRRPANGNQQWRLDRILQRKAQQGVKIFVIVYRNVGSTVSTDSLYSKHSILSLNEENIHVIRSPNQLLQNTYFWAHHEKLCIIDQTVAFVGGIDLCYGRYDTPDHVLVDDSDINFQTLSSDDRPTAEEFIKFQTFPGKDYSNPRVKDFFGLERPYESMYDRNVVPRMPWHDVHMVTSGKVARDLARHFVQRWNYLLRQKRPSRFTPLLTPPPDMSDEEAKVMGLDGTCEVQLLRSACNWSLGIKEHEQSIQNAYLKLIETSEHFIYIENQFFVTSCIIEGTEIENRIGDAIVDRIIRAYKEKKVWKAIIVIPLMPGFESQVDEPDGSSVRVIMQCQYLSISRGLYSIFSKLRKFGVDPDNYIQFFSLRKWGRIGPDRTLVTEQLYIHAKTMIVDDRAVIIGSANINERSMRGIRDSEVAAIVRDKETVRTHMNGEPYLACRFAHTLRMRLMREHLGIDVDILDIVERRFKRFEEYARTQEGIQSATSVFRKSENIVLSAMVEIASRDILDQPEGTFRWKNFQKSKKVDGEPDVIAQNLSCQEDNDTEKPSPLALPISFNNRTGPHEANKGIRDKKKHSYDTRVQNNEFHKQDVYGDGLDKYRSKLAKRARLNSSRFLKEKATQYMHENPLMTYLPDVESVHEFLECDDYDMIEEMDETSEEVISTRNRERWQLLKKLSYMQRVAAREMKEDDEERKKRVNAGLSAGIGGKSPGNEGSPVSFSDKNSSPEAVANNNGSNTNHGDLNGTTLDNVSLPSVERKHEGMNEMVTEIPIITLSEQEAQDIIQSLAPAGDREFNKFLDPYGFEDPLDVEFYEDIWFEYARRNTEIYRMTFHTQPDDTVDTWKDYKQFSKLQKAFVVSQQQEAKFRKQHRGRKEEESESESESEDESEGFQYRPTMAHRPSQATINVRKFNQVGLLGNAPPSADGVVPNEVKSSPSSAHKLRLRRRMNKTTIQEDDEENGGDNDETEAILVFPNDEEAANDEKEYEAVVESSDASPEASSTPVLNGTAASGAPVRRKRRRAGTFSARRRAYMGERIFDRDSAERLLLEVQGNLVLFPTEWLSRELDGGNWFYNTDRLPPIDIYD from the exons ATGCCAGAGTCGGTGACGTCACAGCCCCGTCCAGCGCCTACAGTGGACCGGTCACCCACCAGTGGCTTCAAACGGATCTCCATACCGAGATTTCTGAGACATGATCCCAATGGGAAAGAAGTGGATATTCATGAACATCCAGAAACCAGCAATGAAAATAAT AATTTCCCGAATCTCCAGAATGGT TCAGTCTCTCCACTCAGAGAAGTTACAGATGTAGAACAGATATACGATGCTGTATCTTTGCATTCAGAACAAAAGACACCACTGACGACAAGAAGACCATCCTTTTTCGGACAAGAGTCGCCGAAAGTAATCACAAACCCCTGGAACTTCATATTCAAAAACGTAGATAAGGATGAGCAACGGTATGAAACTGAAGAGCAGGAAGCAAAGGATAAAGTGCCGTATGAGCCTCACAATCCCGAAGATGAAACTGTGGAAAGTCCCGAATTTTTAGATGCTCGTCATCACTCACAGTCTTTTTCGAATTTTATCCCTTCTATGTTCAGTGGAAAACATGAAAGAGATGCAAACACAAATCTTCAGGCTGCAGGGTCTCCTGAGAATGACTTCCAGGTGacagaagaattgaaaagacaGCAAACTTtcatgaagaagtttctgattTTCAACAGACGTAGAAACAAAGACAGTAGCCGAAAGCAAAGTATAGCAGCCGCAGATTTGGCTGAGCCTCTACTTGAAGACCCAGACAAACCTACCGGAGAAAGAGCtctgaagttgattggTAGTTTGGCAATGGGTGCTCCCGCGATTAATTTACTTGCTTCGTGTTTACTAGAAGATGAGCACGGTATTTCTCGGGCTCCACTTGTGCTTACATTGATTGGATTGAAAGTCACAGACATATCTGCTGGCATTTCAACTAGGATCAGAAAGTTCAAGATCGAGTTAGAGTACGGCTTGGGACCTCAGAGATTGAAATGGTCTGTAGACAAAACCGCCAAGGATCTCTTGTATTTGCActccaagttcaaattcGAAAGATGGAGAAATGAAGTCGTTAGAAACAAGAACTCTGAGTTGCCCAAATGCCCCATTCCGCCAATCAGAGGAGCTGATTTGAACAGAGgaagaaggagaaagaGTCTTCCTTCAAATGCACTTCATAATCAAGAATTGCATAGAGTTTCTGTAGGTGAAGAATTGGGCAATGTTGTACG TGCGAGAAGTGAAAATGACGAGGACAACAACTCTATTAGCAGTACACACAGTTTCCGCGACCATTTGACGAGATTGAGGCTGCATCTCAGTCTCTCATCAGCTTCAACACACGACCAATCACCAGAGCAGATCAGAACCAGaatccagaagaaccagGACTACATTCGCGACGTGGAAAAGTACTTGAACAGTATGATTGAGATGTATGCTTTGAAGCCACAGTCTAATAGACTCTTCCacttctttgaaatctCCCCTATCTCATCATTGTTGAGCTACGAAACCGGGTATCTGGGGAAGCAAGGTATTGTACATGTGGGTGGTTCGACCAAGTCGCAGGGCTGGAGAGTGGGCCATTTTAGAGCCAACGATTTGAAAGGGATGATTGATCGAAGATCAGAGAAGTGGCTCTTGGTGAGAAACTCATATGTGATGTATGTTTCCGACATCAATTCCACTCTACCATTAGAAGTATTCTTGGTTGATTCTAAGTTCAAAATATCCTACAAAAGAGACGTAGAACAGAGCAgggaagatgaagaatccGATTATGATGATTCTTCTATCatccagaaacagataGCTGATAATGATATCAAAGATGCTGCCAGAAGTGTTTTCAACCAGCTCAAGATTACCTTGgaaaatagcgagagaaAACTACAGATTAATCCCAAGTCGCAGAAGGAACAGAAGTTGTGGATCAAATCGCTCACggaaatgaaaatatcCACTGATTGGTCACAAACTCATCGTTTTGGCTCCTTTGCACCTGTAAGAGAGAATTGTTATGCTCAATGGTTTGTAGATGGCAGAGATTACTTCTGGGCTGTGTCTTCAGCTTTGGAGATGGCCAAGGATGTGATTTTCATTCACGACTGGTGGCTTTCTCCAGAAATATATTTGCGTAGGCCCGCCAACGGTAACCAGCAATGGCGTTTGGATAGAATCTTGCAAAGAAAAGCTCAACAGGGAGTTAAGATTTTTGTGATTGTTTACAGAAATGTTGGATCTACTGTTTCTACGGATTCTCTCTATTCCAAGCACTCTATTCTATCAttgaacgaagaaaatatcCATGTAATCCGTTCTCCCAACCAGCTCTTGCAGAACACGTATTTCTGGGCTCACCATGAAAAGCTCTGTATTATAGATCAAACTGTAGCCTTTGTGGGAGGCATCGATTTGTGCTATGGTCGTTACGATACCCCTGACCATGTGCTTGTGGACGACTCAGATATCAATTTCCAAACTCTCTCAAGTGATGATAGACCAACCGCTGAAGAGTTCATAAAGTTTCAAACCTTCCCTGGTAAGGACTACTCTAACCCTAGAGTAAAAGATTTCTTTGGTCTAGAACGTCCCTACGAGTCTATGTATGATAGAAACGTCGTTCCCAGAATGCCATGGCACGATGTTCACATGGTAACATCTGGTAAAGTGGCTAGAGATTTGGCTAGGCACTTTGTACAACGTTGGAACTATTTGCTTAGACAGAAGAGACCCAGCAGATTTACTCCATTGCTTACTCCTCCTCCAGACATGTCcgacgaagaagccaagGTAATGGGATTAGATGGAACTTGTGAAGTTCAATTGCTTAGATCAGCTTGTAACTGGTCATTAGGCATAAAGGAACACGAGCAGAGTATCCAGAATGCCTATTTGAAACTCATTGAGACTTCTGAGCACTTCATCtatattgaaaatcaaTTCTTTGTAACGTCTTGTATTATTGAAGGTACAGAGATAGAGAACAGAATTGGTGATGCTATCGTTGACAGAATTATCAGAGCGTATaaggagaagaaggtatGGAAGGCTATAATTGTCATTCCACTTATGCCAGGCTTTGAATCTCAAGTTGACGAGCCAGATGGATCTTCAGTTAGAGTCATCATGCAATGTCAGTACTTGTCGATTTCCAGAGGATTATATTCGATTTTCTCCAAGTTGCGGAAGTTTGGCGTTGATCCAGACAACTacattcaattcttttctttgagaAAATGGGGTAGAATAGGTCCTGATAGGACTTTGGTTACCGAGCAGTTATACATTCACGCCAAAACCATGATCGTGGATGATAGAGCGGTTATCATAGGCAGTGCTAACATTAATGAGAGATCTATGAGAGGTATCAGGGACTCCGAGGTAGCCGCTATTGTGCGTGATAAGGAAACTGTACGTACTCACATGAATGGCGAGCCATACTTGGCTTGTAGATTTGCTCACACGTTGAGAATGAGATTGATGAGAGAACATCTCGGAATCGATGTGGATATCTTGGATATTGTTGAGAGAAGATTTAAACGTTTTGAAGAGTACGCGAGAACTCAGGAAGGTATTCAATCTGCTACTAGTGTGTTCAGAAAGCTGGAAAATATAGTTCTTTCAGCTATGGTTGAAATAGCATCCAGGGATATATTAGATCAGCCAGAAGGCACATTCAGGTGGAAGAACTTTCAAAAGCTGAAGAAAGTAGATGGAGAACCTGATGTTATAGCTCAGAACTTAAGCTGCCAAGAAGACAACGATACTGAAAAACCTTCTCCATTGGCGTTACCCATTTCGTTCAACAATAGAACTGGTCCTCACGAAGCCAATAAAGGTATCAGagataagaagaagcacTCTTACGATACAAGAGTACAGAACAACGAGTTTCATAAGCAAGATGTTTATGGAGACGGGCTCGATAAATATAGAAGTAAGCTAGCCAAGAGGGCCAGGCTCAACAGCAGTAGGTTCCTCAAAGAAAAAGCTACACAATACATGCATGAGAATCCATTGATGACATACTTGCCTGATGTGGAAAGTGTGCATGAATTCTTGGAGTGTGACGACTACGATatgattgaagaaatggacGAGACCTCTGAGGAAGTTATTTCGACTagaaacagagaaagatggcagttgttgaagaagctatCATATATGCAAAGAGTTGCTGCTAGAGAAATGaaggaagacgatgaagaaagaaaaaagagAGTAAATGCTGGACTCAGTGCTGGTATTGGAGGAAAGTCACCAGGAAACGAGGGTTCTCCTGTTTCGTTTAGTGATAAGAATAGTTCTCCTGAAGCTGTTGCTAACAATAATGGTAGTAATACAAACCACGGCGATTTGAATGGCACAACACTTGACAATGTTTCGCTTCCTTCAGTAGAAAGGAAGCATGAAGGAATGAATGAAATGGTCACTGAGATTCCGATTATTACGCTTAGCGAACAAGAAGCCCAAGATATCATTCAGAGCTTGGCTCCAGCAGGAGATCGtgaattcaacaaattccTTGATCCATACGGTTTTGAAGATCCGCTCGATGTGGAGTTTTATGAGGATATCTGGTTTGAGTACGCTCGTAGAAACACAGAAATCTACAGAATGACTTTCCATACGCAGCCAGATGATACCGTAGATACCTGGAAGGACTACAAACAGTTTTCCAAGCTCCAGAAGGCATTCGTTGTTTCACAGCAGCAAGAGGCCAAGTTCAGAAAACAACATAGAGGTcgaaaggaagaagaactggaGTCTGAATCTGAGAGCGAAGACGAATCGGAAGGATTCCAGTATCGCCCAACAATGGCACATCGTCCTAGTCAAGCAACTATCAACGTCAGGAAGTTCAATCAAGTTGGTTTGTTGGGTAATGCACCACCTTCAGCTGATGGGGTAGTACCAAACGAAGTCAAGAGCCTGCCTTCTAGCGCTCATAAGCTAAGATTGAGACGTCGGATGAACAAGACTACTATTCaggaagacgacgaagaaaacGGTGGCGATAATGACGAGactgaa GCCATCCTAGTCTTCCCcaacgacgaagaagcaGCGAATGACGAGAAAGAGTATGAAGCTGTAGTAGAATCGTCTGACGCTTCACCGGAGGCCTCTAGTACACCCGTTCTTAACGGTACCGCTGCTTCTGGTGCTCCTGTAAGACGCAAACGGAGAAGAGCTGGTACTTTCTctgccagaagaagagcatATATGGGGGAACGTATCTTTGACAGAGACTCCGCAGAAAGATTATTGCTTGAAGTACAAGGTAACCTTGTTCTTTTCCCTACTGAATGGTTGCTGAGAGAGTTGGACGGAGGCAACTGGTTCTACAACACCGATAGACTTCCACCTATCGATATCTATGATTGA
- the GAR1 gene encoding H/ACA small nucleolar RNP component GAR1 (H/ACA ribonucleoprotein complex subunit 1 (snoRNP protein GAR1)), which produces MNRGRGGFRGGRGGRTGPSQFQQGPPDTVLEMGAFMQACEGDIVCRSINVKIPYFNAPIYLENKTQIGKVDEILGPLNEVFFTIKPSEGVKADSFKEGDKFFIGPDKLLPLERFLPKPKEVGPKPKRKSGGAGGASRGGFGGRGGARGGFGGRGGARGGFGGRGGSRGGFSGGRGGSRGGFGGRGGSRGGFGGSRGGRGGRF; this is translated from the coding sequence ATGAACAGAGGCAGAGGTGGATTTAGAGGCGGCCGTGGCGGCAGAACAGGACCTTCGCAGTTCCAACAGGGTCCTCCCGACACTGTTTTAGAAATGGGAGCCTTCATGCAAGCTTGTGAAGGAGACATAGTCTGTCGTTCTATCAATGTCAAGATCCCTTATTTCAACGCTCCTATctacttggaaaacaagaCACAAATTGGAAAGGTGGACGAAATCTTGGGTCCATTAAACGAAGTTTTTTTCACCATCAAGCCTTCTGAAGGTGTCAAGGCAGACTCCTTCAAGGAAGGAgataaatttttcattggtCCAGACAAGTTGTTACCTTTGGAAAGATTCTTGCCAAAGCCTAAGGAAGTGGGTCCAAAGCCTAAGAGAAAGTCTGGTGGTGCTGGAGGTGCTAGCAGAGGTGGTTTCGGCGGACGTGGAGGAGCCAGAGGAGGATTTGGTGGCCGTGGAGGAGCCAGAGGAGGATTCGGTGGCCGTGGTGGCTCTAGAGGTGGATTCAGTGGCGGTCGTGGTGGATCCAGAGGAGGATTTGGTGGTCGTGGAGGATCCAGGGGTGGTTTTGGTGGATCCAGAGGAGGAAGAGGTGGCCGTTTCTAG
- the IFH2 gene encoding alpha-ketoglutarate catabolism dioxygenase has translation MASQGTRFGNYDIHFFEGQDEVDSDGVLVINKSNRDRSSHPDFLPTWDPKQKYPPLKFFKHEDPGRRADTSFPNLFPKEGDYSIKKVTPKFGSSVTGVQLSQLDSAGKDELALLVAQRGVVIFREQDFADKGPAFAVEYGKHFGRLHIHPTSGAPRNHPELHITYRRPDKGEFERVFSNRTNNVGWHSDVSYELQPPGTTFFSVIEGPESGGDTIFADTVEAYNRLSPEFQKRLAGLHVLHTSKDQASNSRGQGGIERRKPVSNIHPLIRTHPVTGEKAIFLNKPFARKIVELKEEESEYLLKFLFDHIESSHDLQLRANWEPNSVVLWDNRRTVHSAIIDWDTPVHRHAFRITPQAERPVEDLNDLNKEEYDVGDLEEALKSVTA, from the coding sequence ATGGCTAGCCAAGGTACTCGCTTCGGTAATTACGATATCCATTTCTTTGAGGGACAAGACGAGGTAGACTCCGACGGAGTCTTGGTCATCAACAAGAGcaacagagacagatcTAGTCACCCAGACTTCTTGCCTACCTGGGACCCTAAGCAAAAGTACCCACCTTTAAAGTTCTTCAAGCACGAAGACCCAGGTAGAAGAGCTGATACCTCTTTCCCAAACTTGTTCCCCAAGGAAGGAGACTACTCTATCAAGAAGGTTACTCCTAAGTTCGGTTCCCTGGTCACTGGTGTTCAATTGTCTCAGTTAGACTCTGCTGGTAAGGATGAATTGGCCCTCTTGGTCGCTCAAAGAGGTgttgtcatcttcagagAACAAGACTTTGCCGACAAGGGTCCAGCTTTCGCAGTTGAATACGGTAAACACTTCGGAAGATTGCACATCCACCCAACATCTGGTGCTCCAAGAAACCACCCAGAGTTGCACATCACCTACAGAAGACCAGACAAGGGTGAGTTTGAAAGAGTTTTCTCcaacagaaccaacaaCGTTGGATGGCACTCGGACGTTTCGTACGAATTGCAACCACCAGGAACCACTTTCTTCTCAGTAATTGAAGGTCCAGAATCTGGTGGTGACACCATTTTTGCTGACACCGTCGAAGCCTACAACAGATTGTCGCCAGAGTTCCAAAAGAGATTGGCCGGCTTACATGTGTTGCACACTTCTAAGGATCAAGCCTCTAACTCCAGAGGTCAAGGtggaattgaaagaagaaagccaGTTTCAAACATCCATCCATTGATCAGAACCCACCCAGTCACCGGTGAAAAGGctatcttcttgaacaagccCTTCGCCAGaaagattgttgaattgaaggaagaagaatccGAGTACTTGCTTAAGTTCTTGTTTGACCACATTGAATCTTCCCACGATTTACAATTAAGAGCCAACTGGGAACCAAACTCGGTTGTTTTGTGGGATAACAGAAGAACTGTTCATTCAGCCATCATTGATTGGGACACCCCTGTTCACAGACATGCCTTCAGAATCACTCCACAAGCTGAAAGACCAgtcgaagacttgaacgacttgaacaaggaagaGTATGATGTTGGGGACTTAGAAGAAGCATTGAAGTCCGTTACTGCTTGA